The genomic DNA TAGCTGAACGTGAATTTTACAGCTTATACAGTTTTAAGAATGTCTTGAATgctaatttctttttttcttttcttcttcttgGTTAAACAGTGTACTTACAATTGATGCACTCAATACAAGATTTATACCACAACTCTCACAAGATTTTActgaaataatatttgtattttcatatataaaaactaaactttaTGACTTACGAAAATGCTCTACAATCCACATTCCATCAGAATCCCATCCTGTCATGAGTCCTACACCTTTTATAGGTATTGGAGATGTGTCCGTCCAATCCATTACAATTCCTGTTTCTGCCGTTAGAGTTATTCTACCTGATACTCCCCAATCCAGGACAAACGCTTTATATTGTGTGCAATTTAAAATGTCAGGTGTTTCAAATTGATAATCTTCCGATTTATTAAAACCTTTTCGCAGTATACGAAGAAATATAACTGTATTGTCACCTCCGCCCATacatatttcatacatgttaGGGGAGTCTAGATTGATAGCAGcagaaagtaaaacaaatgCATTTGCGCATGCTTTAATTTGGAATCTAAATGATCTGCTGGTGGCAGGAAATATGTTGTAAAGTGCCAAATTGGTGTAATAATTGGACAAATTTGAAGTCTCCACATTAACGGTTCCACTGTCTTCAGTTTTAATCCATATTTGTTCCACACGATAACCTGCAGAAAAGATATAACGtaaattatttctttcattatttAGTCTCATACTTAgtctaatttgtatatattatttagtCTCATACTTAGTctaatttagtttaaacatatctatttatagtggatgggaaacaagttttgcaacttaatTATATTAATCCCTATCccctttgcgggtgcgagtgctgccttgtagcggcattagcctgctctttttcgaaatctacaaggatgtctttaacgtgcaagagatgtggctcttTTTTAACATGTGTCAGCCATATATcatccccttccgacggactttcatcgtttcctcaagatcATACTAGCAAATGGTATatagggagagccgaaaattcagtccctgaaattttcatcctgCACATACTTGTGcttaatataaatatagtgtCACCAGCAATTAATACGAccttttaatatttatgtttgacATGTTTCCTATGTAGATATTGCTCCTTCAAATTCATAGCGGCAAATTCGTTGTAGGCAAATTAGCTACCATTGGCGGAGTATTTTGGGCCGGAACCCACCTGTTCGTGGGAAacaattggttgattatatagggaataacTGAAGCTTGACTGGAGCGGGCTCCCtctttaggtcagtcagtgccccccctttttttccctCTCATATGAACAGTTCTGGATCCACCAATGGTTTCATTTTACAAATGGTTTAGGAATCGGTTTGAGAATACTTTGCTGTCTTTTTCATACTGAATAATACTAATACTTTTTTAACGGTGTTCAATCTCGCATAATTTGGGTATTGAacaatgtcatgtttttctctcaCTGTAAATGA from Mytilus trossulus isolate FHL-02 chromosome 8, PNRI_Mtr1.1.1.hap1, whole genome shotgun sequence includes the following:
- the LOC134681918 gene encoding uncharacterized protein LOC134681918, with product MYEICMGGGDNTVIFLRILRKGFNKSEDYQFETPDILNCTQYKAFVLDWGVSGRITLTAETGIVMDWTDTSPIPIKGVGLMTGWDSDGMWIVEHFPQFNGFYCSEPGTLGNMIILSTIKKSNIIPCVFACSFIYGCLGVNFNFKTEECQIIAGGQQILKAYVPEWQFYIKC